A stretch of Sulfurirhabdus autotrophica DNA encodes these proteins:
- a CDS encoding calcium:proton antiporter — MAILPFAMMKKDKALVVAAVLAGVFFYLEHSILAEEQLAAWAAFAVLMGGIIALSMRVARHAEVLAHRLGEPYGTMILTFAAVLVEVIMLVIIMLNSDVPTMARDTVYSAVMLDINGILGLAAIIGGIRHGEQAYNLDSSNTYMAMLFVAIGISMFVPEFIPVESWRAYSVFTVLIILVLYFAFLRIQTVEHRGFFEYEYEEMHDEYEKSSRATQYHVAALSLSVVMIGVLSELLAVFMEEGMRGSGLPLAIPAVLVATVSAGPEILTAMRAALGDRMQTVINIALGASLATVLLTVPVIEGIALMTGQRIEMAMTPIQTAMTMLTLLAAFISLHDGETNVMEGMVHFALFMTFLVLVFLA, encoded by the coding sequence ATGGCAATATTACCCTTTGCGATGATGAAAAAAGATAAAGCCCTGGTGGTTGCTGCTGTGCTGGCAGGTGTTTTCTTTTATCTTGAGCATTCTATTTTGGCTGAGGAGCAATTGGCTGCATGGGCAGCATTTGCTGTGCTAATGGGTGGAATTATCGCATTGTCGATGCGAGTGGCCAGGCATGCTGAGGTGCTTGCGCATAGGCTGGGTGAACCTTACGGCACAATGATATTGACGTTTGCCGCGGTGCTGGTCGAAGTGATCATGCTGGTCATTATCATGTTGAATTCTGATGTGCCTACTATGGCAAGGGATACGGTATATTCAGCCGTAATGCTGGATATTAACGGTATTTTGGGGCTGGCAGCGATCATTGGCGGCATTCGTCATGGAGAGCAGGCATACAATCTGGACAGTTCCAACACGTATATGGCCATGTTGTTCGTAGCCATCGGCATTTCAATGTTTGTGCCGGAATTCATTCCTGTGGAGTCTTGGCGCGCTTATTCAGTCTTTACTGTGTTGATAATTCTGGTCTTGTATTTTGCATTTTTGCGAATTCAGACGGTGGAGCATCGCGGCTTCTTTGAATATGAATATGAAGAAATGCACGATGAATACGAAAAATCTTCCCGTGCTACGCAATACCATGTTGCTGCGCTTTCATTAAGTGTGGTGATGATTGGGGTGCTGTCAGAGTTGCTCGCAGTATTTATGGAAGAGGGTATGCGGGGCAGTGGACTACCATTGGCTATTCCGGCTGTTTTGGTGGCAACTGTTTCAGCCGGGCCTGAGATTTTAACGGCGATGCGTGCAGCGCTGGGTGATCGCATGCAGACAGTGATTAATATTGCATTGGGCGCATCACTGGCCACAGTGCTGCTCACTGTCCCAGTGATTGAAGGCATCGCGCTGATGACGGGGCAACGTATTGAAATGGCCATGACTCCTATTCAGACGGCAATGACGATGCTGACCTTGCTTGCTGCTTTTATTAGCCTGCATGATGGCGAAACCAATGTGATGGAAGGCATGGTTCATTTCGCTTTGTTTATGACTTTTCTCGTCCTGGTATTTTTGGCGTAA
- a CDS encoding MarR family winged helix-turn-helix transcriptional regulator, with product MVNNTLEKSEFETLSHFRYQLRRFLRVSEEIAQTADITHLQYLLLLHLKGFQGREWATVSELAERLQSQHHGAVSLISRCEKLGLVKRKQSKADRREVEVHLTPKGDEIVAKLARMHKDELLKLQGIFQVPGFAK from the coding sequence ATGGTTAACAATACCCTTGAAAAGAGCGAGTTTGAAACGCTTTCCCACTTCCGTTATCAACTGCGACGGTTTTTGCGCGTCAGCGAGGAAATCGCCCAAACAGCCGATATCACGCATCTTCAATATCTGTTACTGCTGCATTTAAAAGGTTTTCAGGGGCGGGAATGGGCAACGGTCAGCGAACTGGCAGAAAGATTGCAATCGCAGCACCATGGTGCGGTTTCCCTTATTTCCCGTTGTGAAAAGCTGGGGTTGGTAAAACGCAAGCAAAGTAAAGCGGATCGCCGCGAAGTAGAAGTGCACCTAACGCCAAAAGGAGACGAAATAGTCGCAAAGTTGGCTCGTATGCACAAGGACGAGTTATTAAAGTTACAGGGTATCTTTCAAGTTCCTGGGTTTGCGAAGTAA
- a CDS encoding dienelactone hydrolase family protein, with amino-acid sequence MRKIILLLLATGFMATQPALAKIQGKEIAYKGDGINMKGYIAYDDKFKGKRPGVIVVHEWWGHNDYARKRADMLAKMGYTALAVDMYGDGKQANHPDDAGKFATEVSKNLDSARARFEAGMNTLKADKTVNPDEIAAIGYCFGGGVVLAMAREGEPLAGVASFHGSLGTEHPAKPGSIHAKIKVFTGADDPMAPPSLVEAFKLEMDKAGANYQVVSYPGVKHSFTNPAADEYGKKFNMPLAYNAEADKDSWTKTEAFLKEIFAAKH; translated from the coding sequence ATGCGCAAAATTATTCTGCTCCTGCTCGCGACAGGGTTTATGGCTACGCAACCAGCACTGGCAAAAATTCAAGGCAAAGAAATTGCTTATAAGGGTGACGGCATCAACATGAAAGGGTATATCGCTTACGACGATAAGTTCAAAGGGAAGCGACCGGGCGTGATTGTCGTACACGAATGGTGGGGCCATAACGATTACGCCAGAAAGCGGGCGGACATGCTGGCTAAAATGGGCTACACAGCGCTTGCTGTTGACATGTATGGCGATGGTAAACAAGCAAACCATCCAGATGATGCAGGCAAGTTTGCCACCGAAGTCAGCAAAAACCTGGACTCTGCGCGCGCCCGCTTTGAGGCCGGCATGAATACCCTTAAAGCTGATAAAACAGTAAACCCCGATGAGATTGCTGCGATCGGGTATTGCTTTGGCGGTGGCGTTGTTTTAGCTATGGCACGTGAAGGTGAACCGCTAGCTGGTGTAGCCAGCTTCCATGGCAGCCTCGGTACTGAACATCCAGCCAAGCCGGGGAGTATTCATGCCAAAATCAAAGTATTTACCGGAGCCGATGACCCCATGGCACCTCCATCGCTGGTAGAAGCCTTCAAACTGGAAATGGACAAAGCCGGGGCAAACTATCAAGTGGTCAGCTACCCGGGTGTCAAACACAGCTTTACCAATCCAGCAGCAGATGAGTATGGCAAGAAGTTTAATATGCCCCTTGCTTACAACGCTGAAGCTGATAAAGATTCATGGACAAAAACCGAGGCCTTCCTGAAGGAGATCTTTGCAGCAAAGCACTGA
- a CDS encoding TusE/DsrC/DsvC family sulfur relay protein: MMGEMMEMPELDAEGYLTDPSDWNETLAAELARQENIQLSDDHWDVIRFMREYYEEHQVIPDARFAIKHLAERLGKESRNKIFELFPYGYVKQACKIAGMRRPRAWSTG, translated from the coding sequence ATGATGGGAGAAATGATGGAAATGCCTGAATTAGATGCCGAGGGTTATTTGACTGACCCTAGCGATTGGAACGAAACCCTGGCTGCAGAGTTAGCTCGTCAGGAAAATATTCAGCTATCAGATGACCACTGGGATGTTATTCGGTTTATGCGTGAATATTACGAAGAACATCAAGTCATTCCAGATGCGCGGTTTGCCATAAAACATTTGGCAGAACGACTGGGGAAAGAATCCCGCAACAAGATATTTGAGTTATTTCCTTATGGATACGTCAAGCAAGCTTGCAAGATTGCAGGTATGAGACGTCCACGTGCATGGAGTACGGGTTAA
- a CDS encoding bifunctional acetate--CoA ligase family protein/GNAT family N-acetyltransferase yields the protein MGQHYLSPLFSPRSVVVIGASNRPDSVGSVVFKNMLESGYQGKLYPVNPNHAEVYGQRAYTSIEAIGEPIDLAVIATKAATVPDIIEACGKHGVRAAVILSAGFSEAGAEGIALERAVVQNARRYGVRLIGPNCLGIMRPAIGLNATFSNGGAKAGNLALISQSGALCTAILDWAHPNDVGFSSIISMGATADVDFGEILDYLVSDPQTESILLYIEGIHHARSFMSALRAAARIKPVIVVKVGRHEAGSKAAFSHTGALVGSDDVFDAALRRAGVVRVNTIVQLFSAAKALSTRFRPTGNKLAIVTNGGGPGVMAIDHAADLGVAIAALGEDTLTQLSTGLPPTWSHGNPVDIIGDATAERYRHAVTSCMQDAEVDGVLVILTPQAMTRPLEVAQTVIEMAGKFNKPLIACWMGEVQVAESRLAFAKAKIPSFRTPEPAVEVFSFISAYYQNQKLLMQTPGPLSHHNEPDVEGARLLIESALAEHRTILNEMESKAILAAFHIPIASAMVARSPNEALLLAEELGLPVAMKINSPDITHKSDSGGIRLNLSNAQAVRGAYHEIIQSVQKNRPNARIDGVVIEPMVIKSNGRELMVGVTSDPVFGPVITFGAGGIMVEVLGDRAVGLPPLNSFLVGNMIRKTHISKLLGAFRHMPPIDMAALESVLLRVSEMVCELPWIKEMDINPLIVDEGGAYAVDARIVVDFPPSSASRYAHMAIHPYPAHLVTRWQLPDGTDLTIRPIRPEDAELEQVFVRGLSEESKYFRFMDSLQELSQSMLVRFTQIDYDREMALIAVLDLDGQEKELGVCRYITMPDGESCEFALVVADEWQHKGIGNKLMSTLFEVARAKGLKIMEGEVLAKNRSMLGLVGRLGFVVNTSEEDASIKRVVKQL from the coding sequence ATGGGTCAGCATTACCTTAGTCCGCTTTTTTCACCCCGTTCAGTTGTGGTCATTGGTGCGAGTAACCGGCCGGACTCCGTGGGCAGTGTGGTATTCAAAAATATGCTGGAAAGTGGCTATCAAGGTAAGCTCTACCCGGTTAATCCTAATCATGCTGAAGTGTATGGGCAACGCGCATACACTAGCATTGAGGCCATTGGCGAGCCAATTGATCTGGCTGTTATTGCGACCAAGGCGGCAACCGTGCCGGATATAATTGAAGCGTGTGGTAAGCATGGCGTGCGTGCAGCTGTTATTTTATCTGCAGGTTTCAGTGAAGCTGGTGCAGAAGGTATCGCTCTTGAAAGGGCTGTGGTTCAAAATGCGCGGCGCTATGGTGTGCGATTGATTGGGCCTAACTGTCTGGGGATTATGCGTCCGGCAATTGGCTTGAATGCTACTTTCAGTAACGGAGGGGCAAAAGCTGGAAACCTGGCGCTGATTTCTCAATCAGGTGCGTTGTGTACCGCTATCCTGGATTGGGCGCATCCTAACGATGTAGGTTTTTCCAGCATTATTTCCATGGGTGCGACGGCCGATGTGGATTTTGGTGAAATTCTCGATTATCTGGTATCTGACCCGCAAACTGAAAGCATCTTGCTTTACATTGAAGGGATTCACCATGCGCGTAGCTTTATGAGTGCGTTACGCGCCGCAGCAAGAATCAAACCGGTAATTGTTGTGAAGGTAGGGCGCCATGAAGCAGGGTCAAAAGCGGCCTTTTCTCATACGGGCGCATTGGTGGGTTCGGACGATGTGTTTGATGCTGCGTTGCGACGCGCGGGTGTGGTAAGGGTCAATACAATTGTGCAGTTATTTTCCGCTGCGAAGGCACTTTCCACCCGATTCAGACCAACTGGTAATAAATTGGCTATTGTGACAAATGGTGGCGGGCCAGGAGTAATGGCTATCGATCATGCCGCTGATCTGGGGGTGGCGATTGCTGCCCTTGGCGAGGACACGTTAACCCAGTTGAGTACCGGGCTGCCACCAACCTGGTCTCATGGCAATCCTGTGGATATTATTGGTGATGCCACTGCTGAACGTTATCGCCATGCCGTGACGAGCTGTATGCAGGATGCTGAGGTGGATGGTGTGCTGGTGATACTGACACCGCAAGCCATGACACGACCTTTGGAAGTGGCGCAAACTGTCATAGAGATGGCAGGGAAATTCAATAAGCCTTTGATTGCCTGCTGGATGGGTGAAGTGCAAGTGGCAGAAAGCAGGCTGGCTTTTGCTAAAGCAAAAATTCCCAGCTTCCGCACACCGGAGCCGGCAGTAGAAGTGTTCTCTTTTATTTCCGCATACTATCAGAACCAGAAGTTGCTGATGCAGACCCCCGGCCCGTTGTCTCACCACAATGAACCGGATGTAGAAGGTGCACGTTTGTTAATTGAAAGCGCCTTGGCGGAACATCGCACCATATTAAACGAGATGGAATCCAAGGCGATTCTGGCGGCATTTCACATCCCTATTGCAAGCGCTATGGTTGCGCGTTCGCCAAACGAGGCGTTATTGCTTGCTGAGGAATTGGGTTTGCCGGTTGCAATGAAGATTAACTCTCCTGACATTACACATAAATCCGATTCAGGGGGAATCCGTCTTAATCTGAGCAATGCGCAGGCCGTTCGAGGTGCGTATCATGAAATTATTCAGTCGGTACAAAAAAACCGACCCAATGCCAGAATAGATGGCGTAGTTATTGAACCGATGGTAATCAAATCGAATGGCAGAGAGTTAATGGTCGGAGTGACCAGCGACCCGGTATTTGGTCCGGTCATTACCTTTGGTGCGGGTGGCATTATGGTTGAGGTGTTGGGTGATAGGGCGGTTGGACTGCCGCCGCTTAATAGTTTTCTGGTTGGAAATATGATCCGTAAAACCCATATTTCAAAACTCTTGGGTGCATTCCGTCATATGCCCCCTATCGATATGGCCGCGCTGGAAAGTGTGCTTTTGCGTGTTTCGGAAATGGTGTGTGAATTGCCCTGGATCAAGGAGATGGATATTAATCCGCTCATTGTGGATGAGGGAGGCGCATACGCTGTCGACGCCCGTATTGTGGTGGATTTTCCTCCATCCTCAGCTAGCCGTTATGCGCACATGGCCATTCATCCTTATCCCGCCCATCTTGTGACACGTTGGCAATTGCCGGATGGAACGGACTTGACTATTCGCCCTATTCGTCCTGAAGATGCAGAGCTGGAGCAAGTGTTCGTGCGCGGACTATCTGAGGAGTCTAAATACTTCCGTTTTATGGATTCATTGCAAGAACTCTCTCAAAGTATGCTCGTGCGCTTTACGCAAATTGATTACGATAGAGAAATGGCCCTGATTGCTGTATTGGACCTTGATGGTCAGGAAAAAGAGCTGGGTGTATGCCGGTATATCACCATGCCTGATGGTGAATCCTGTGAATTTGCACTGGTTGTAGCAGATGAATGGCAGCATAAAGGGATCGGTAATAAATTGATGAGTACCCTGTTTGAAGTGGCTCGCGCTAAAGGGCTGAAAATCATGGAAGGGGAAGTGCTGGCCAAAAACAGATCTATGTTGGGTTTGGTGGGCAGATTGGGCTTTGTTGTGAATACCAGTGAGGAAGATGCTTCTATCAAGCGAGTAGTTAAACAATTGTGA
- a CDS encoding histone deacetylase family protein — MQTAFITHPACLKHDMGNDHPESPARLRAIEDQLIASGIFPFLQHHEAPLATHEQLARVHSENHINTIEASSPQHGLASIDPDTAMNPFTLEAALRAAGAAVLGTDLVMTGKAENAFCNVRPPGHHATHNRAMGFCFFNNVAVGVAHAMAKYGLERVAIADFDVHHGNGTEDIFKDDPRIMLCSTFQHPFYPYSGADSGSDHIINVPLPARTDSNAFQSAITHYWLPALNDFKPEMIFISAGFDAHREDEMANFGLVDSDYTWVTEQIKTIAEKYAQKRIVSTLEGGYALHALGRSATAHIKVLCDL, encoded by the coding sequence GTGCAAACTGCATTTATCACCCATCCAGCCTGCCTCAAACATGACATGGGGAACGATCATCCAGAATCACCTGCCAGGCTTCGGGCAATCGAAGACCAGTTAATCGCATCCGGTATTTTTCCTTTTCTGCAACACCATGAAGCGCCCCTGGCAACCCATGAACAACTAGCGCGCGTACATTCAGAAAACCATATTAACACTATCGAAGCAAGCTCCCCGCAGCATGGATTAGCCAGTATAGACCCTGACACGGCCATGAACCCATTCACACTGGAAGCGGCATTACGCGCTGCCGGAGCAGCCGTACTGGGAACAGACCTGGTGATGACAGGCAAAGCGGAAAACGCCTTTTGCAATGTACGCCCCCCTGGCCACCATGCAACGCATAACCGCGCCATGGGCTTCTGTTTTTTTAACAATGTGGCAGTGGGCGTTGCTCACGCTATGGCAAAGTACGGATTAGAACGAGTCGCCATTGCAGACTTTGATGTACACCATGGCAATGGTACCGAAGACATCTTCAAAGACGACCCCCGCATCATGCTGTGCTCCACATTTCAGCACCCTTTTTACCCTTATAGCGGTGCAGACAGTGGAAGTGACCACATAATCAATGTGCCCTTACCTGCGCGTACAGATAGCAACGCATTTCAATCCGCCATCACCCATTACTGGCTACCGGCATTAAATGACTTCAAACCAGAGATGATTTTTATTTCCGCCGGATTTGACGCACACCGTGAGGATGAAATGGCTAATTTCGGTTTAGTGGATTCGGATTACACCTGGGTGACAGAGCAAATCAAAACCATAGCAGAAAAATATGCTCAAAAACGCATTGTTTCAACATTAGAAGGGGGGTATGCGTTACATGCTCTGGGTAGAAGCGCTACAGCGCACATCAAGGTCTTATGTGATTTGTAA
- a CDS encoding Ig-like domain-containing protein, whose amino-acid sequence MRMCILYLLTLVSALFFSIFAGYANAEIELSPNSVEINVGATALVNVSKASGRISVSSSQSAIATASYSSGRVTIKGVASGAAVVTVKDRYSSAKVEVKVLAGSGTPTTGTTSGAGYTLVAWNDLGMHCVDGNDYSIFSILPPYNNLQAHLVNKGTGKIVTSGVSVTYQSVADSTGSINTISSTKTNFWQYVLALFGASPAPDVGLTGNKTPSNTPSLMKLNTAAQRFEADGIPITPVDDARRKNFYPMVKLVAKDGTGKVLATTQTVLPVSDEMNCAACHRSTTDTSTLANAAKPSSGWVFDGVLEKDWKKNILKLHDEKQLSNPVFVNALASKGFSNTGLYNTAMSGKPVLCATCHSSNALPGTGVAGIKSLTQALHSQHASVIDPVSKLSLNDANNRGTCYLCHPGAVTQCLRGAMGKAVDASGNPLMTCQSCHGSMKIVGSANRVGWLQEPNCQACHHDSKRDLVAIDQQYGTIFTPSDQRFATNPNVPSAGFSLYRLSKGHGGLNCESCHGPTHAINPSAEINDNVQSIALQGHAGTVAECSVCHASVPLTKDGGPHGMHTIGNAWVSSHGDTVEHSSASSCAYCHGADFKGSALSELKVAKTFNVEGGVKNFAAGHKVSCYDCHNGPGDRVASNLLQFTAKSQLAAKQKTGNANVSWNILKYLHEKPEAKMGIAKQ is encoded by the coding sequence ATGAGAATGTGTATATTGTATTTATTGACGCTTGTTTCAGCGTTGTTTTTCTCGATTTTTGCAGGTTATGCCAATGCAGAAATTGAATTGTCCCCTAATTCAGTTGAAATCAATGTGGGGGCGACAGCACTGGTTAACGTTTCAAAGGCTTCTGGCAGGATATCGGTGAGTTCTTCCCAATCGGCCATCGCTACCGCCTCTTATAGCAGTGGCCGAGTAACGATCAAAGGTGTGGCTTCAGGGGCTGCTGTTGTAACGGTTAAAGATCGATACTCCAGTGCGAAAGTTGAAGTGAAAGTGCTTGCTGGCAGCGGCACTCCTACAACGGGAACAACATCGGGGGCCGGATATACCCTTGTTGCATGGAATGATCTGGGCATGCATTGCGTAGATGGCAATGATTATTCCATTTTTTCAATCCTGCCACCTTACAACAACCTGCAAGCGCATCTGGTAAATAAGGGAACGGGAAAAATAGTCACCAGCGGTGTGTCGGTGACTTATCAGTCCGTAGCTGACAGCACTGGTTCGATCAATACAATCAGTTCAACCAAAACTAATTTTTGGCAATATGTATTGGCTTTATTTGGGGCTTCCCCTGCGCCAGACGTAGGACTGACAGGCAATAAAACACCTTCCAATACTCCCTCCTTGATGAAACTCAACACAGCAGCACAACGTTTTGAGGCGGATGGTATACCGATTACGCCAGTTGATGATGCTCGTCGCAAGAATTTTTACCCGATGGTAAAACTTGTAGCAAAAGATGGCACCGGGAAAGTGCTCGCAACAACGCAGACCGTATTGCCGGTAAGCGACGAAATGAATTGTGCAGCTTGTCATCGTTCTACGACCGATACGTCAACATTGGCCAATGCCGCGAAGCCGAGCAGTGGTTGGGTATTTGATGGTGTGCTGGAGAAAGACTGGAAAAAGAATATCTTGAAATTGCACGATGAAAAGCAGCTATCAAACCCTGTTTTTGTAAATGCATTGGCAAGTAAAGGCTTTAGTAATACCGGGCTTTATAATACGGCTATGAGCGGGAAACCGGTGCTGTGCGCAACATGTCACTCGTCTAACGCCCTTCCTGGTACTGGTGTGGCAGGCATTAAATCATTGACCCAGGCGCTTCACAGTCAGCATGCCAGTGTTATCGATCCTGTAAGCAAACTATCGTTAAATGATGCCAATAATCGCGGTACTTGTTACTTGTGTCACCCTGGTGCTGTCACCCAATGCTTGCGTGGCGCAATGGGCAAAGCAGTAGACGCAAGTGGAAATCCGTTGATGACCTGTCAGAGCTGTCATGGCAGTATGAAGATTGTTGGTAGTGCGAATCGCGTAGGCTGGTTGCAAGAACCAAATTGCCAGGCTTGTCATCACGACAGCAAGCGTGATCTCGTTGCGATCGATCAGCAATATGGCACGATATTCACACCGTCAGATCAGCGTTTTGCAACGAACCCTAATGTACCATCGGCAGGATTCAGCCTTTATCGCCTCAGCAAGGGACATGGTGGTTTGAATTGCGAATCCTGTCACGGTCCTACCCATGCAATCAACCCAAGTGCCGAAATTAATGACAATGTTCAAAGCATTGCACTTCAAGGTCATGCAGGCACAGTTGCAGAATGCTCGGTCTGTCATGCCAGCGTACCGCTAACAAAAGATGGTGGGCCGCATGGTATGCATACTATAGGGAATGCTTGGGTCTCCTCTCATGGTGATACAGTTGAGCATTCAAGTGCATCGTCATGTGCTTATTGTCATGGCGCAGACTTTAAAGGTTCAGCTTTAAGTGAACTCAAAGTGGCGAAGACTTTCAATGTTGAGGGTGGGGTGAAAAACTTCGCTGCCGGGCATAAGGTGAGTTGTTACGATTGCCATAATGGCCCTGGAGATAGGGTGGCGAGTAATTTGCTTCAGTTTACTGCTAAGTCACAATTGGCAGCGAAACAAAAAACCGGAAACGCTAACGTATCATGGAATATATTGAAGTATCTTCATGAAAAACCCGAAGCTAAAATGGGAATTGCTAAACAATAA
- a CDS encoding DUF1415 domain-containing protein: MENYLNTATVIARTRCWIERVVIALNLCPFARKPFIDEKVRYVVSEAEQTAVLLEDLHKELELLRNTDAAEVETTVLILPFVLNDFLDYNDFLGVVEVLIDEEGYEGEFQVASFHPDYQFGGTQAEDAENYTNRSPYPVLHLIREASVGKAVAAYPHPEAIPERNILTMEKLGSTQMRAILDECMKIEADKK; the protein is encoded by the coding sequence ATGGAAAATTATTTGAATACTGCAACGGTTATTGCACGCACTCGATGCTGGATTGAGCGAGTGGTGATAGCACTGAATTTATGCCCTTTTGCCCGTAAACCTTTTATTGATGAAAAAGTGCGTTATGTGGTCAGTGAAGCAGAACAGACGGCGGTATTGCTAGAGGACTTGCATAAAGAACTGGAACTATTGCGCAATACAGATGCAGCAGAGGTGGAAACAACGGTCTTGATTCTTCCTTTTGTGTTGAACGACTTTCTGGATTATAACGATTTTTTAGGCGTGGTTGAGGTGTTGATCGACGAAGAAGGCTACGAAGGCGAATTCCAGGTGGCCAGCTTTCACCCGGATTACCAGTTCGGGGGAACCCAAGCAGAGGATGCTGAGAATTACACGAATCGCTCCCCTTATCCGGTATTACATCTCATACGTGAGGCCTCGGTAGGGAAGGCCGTTGCAGCTTACCCGCACCCGGAAGCAATTCCGGAACGCAATATTCTTACTATGGAAAAACTGGGTTCAACACAAATGCGTGCAATTCTGGACGAGTGCATGAAAATAGAGGCAGATAAGAAGTGA
- a CDS encoding glutaredoxin family protein, with protein sequence MKWFVRMFFKTLRLILTPIMLLWEVLSTPKGIVRQPELQQKIDLQSQQLALYQFKTCPFCIKVRKEMRRLSLNIELRDAQKDPQHREALLQGGGKVKTPCLRITDEQGKSQWMYESADIIQYLQKRFA encoded by the coding sequence ATGAAATGGTTTGTAAGGATGTTTTTTAAAACGCTACGATTGATATTGACCCCAATAATGCTGCTCTGGGAAGTACTGAGCACGCCAAAGGGGATAGTGCGTCAACCTGAATTGCAGCAGAAGATTGATCTGCAAAGCCAGCAATTGGCACTCTATCAATTCAAGACCTGTCCTTTTTGCATCAAGGTGCGCAAGGAAATGCGTCGTTTATCATTGAATATCGAGTTGCGGGATGCGCAAAAAGACCCCCAGCACCGCGAAGCACTACTGCAGGGTGGGGGTAAGGTCAAAACGCCTTGCTTGAGAATTACTGATGAACAAGGCAAAAGCCAGTGGATGTATGAATCCGCGGATATAATTCAATACTTACAGAAGCGTTTTGCCTAG
- a CDS encoding MOSC domain-containing protein — protein MKSKLLGIAVKPQRLQPMQLLSSVILSVEHGITGDSRGKPGPRQVTLLSQVAWQAACDQLGVILPWTERRANLLVEDLPLVGAKGSRIVLGDAILEITGETDPCSRMKAVHEGLFDVLSRDWRGGVTCRVLQGGLLALDMEVELSINN, from the coding sequence GTGAAATCGAAGTTATTGGGAATAGCGGTAAAACCGCAGCGCTTGCAGCCAATGCAATTACTTTCATCTGTTATTCTGAGCGTGGAACATGGCATTACAGGTGACAGCAGGGGCAAGCCCGGTCCGCGACAAGTAACACTATTATCGCAAGTGGCTTGGCAAGCTGCCTGCGATCAGTTAGGTGTAATTTTGCCGTGGACGGAACGGCGGGCTAATTTGCTGGTCGAAGATTTGCCATTAGTCGGCGCGAAGGGATCCCGGATTGTGCTGGGAGACGCCATACTGGAAATCACCGGAGAAACTGACCCTTGTTCTCGTATGAAGGCGGTGCATGAAGGGTTGTTTGATGTATTGAGCCGTGATTGGCGTGGTGGGGTGACTTGCCGGGTGTTGCAGGGAGGACTGTTGGCTTTGGATATGGAAGTAGAGTTGTCTATTAATAATTAG
- a CDS encoding bactofilin family protein, protein MLRNFMQPTTKNNLSEAITIVEKQVEARQETSPPAPKPAPREEGNKLTVGPNIKLKGSEITDCEILVVEGRVEASMNSRDIRIAEGGVFSGKAEIDVAEIRGSFEGELTARKQLVIYSTGKVTGTIRYGALTIEEGGVIEGEVAAISKGTQSAKTVNITEQQIKAVPSPSEKAKTEHIYASSVLGRTPLGGRRG, encoded by the coding sequence ATGCTTAGAAATTTTATGCAGCCCACCACTAAAAACAACCTTAGCGAAGCTATTACTATCGTAGAAAAACAGGTGGAAGCGCGTCAAGAAACCTCTCCCCCCGCACCAAAACCAGCCCCTCGTGAAGAAGGTAATAAACTGACAGTTGGTCCTAATATCAAGCTAAAAGGGTCAGAAATTACCGATTGCGAAATTCTGGTGGTTGAGGGCCGGGTGGAAGCTTCCATGAATAGCCGTGATATCCGCATTGCTGAAGGTGGGGTATTTTCAGGCAAAGCTGAAATCGATGTGGCTGAAATAAGGGGATCGTTCGAGGGAGAACTGACAGCGCGCAAGCAATTGGTGATTTACTCTACAGGTAAGGTCACCGGAACCATTCGCTATGGGGCATTAACCATAGAGGAAGGGGGCGTAATTGAAGGAGAGGTTGCTGCTATTTCAAAAGGCACACAGAGTGCCAAGACGGTGAATATTACTGAGCAGCAGATAAAAGCAGTACCAAGTCCATCGGAAAAAGCCAAAACAGAACATATCTATGCATCCTCTGTTTTGGGTCGTACTCCGCTAGGTGGGCGACGAGGATAA